Proteins from one Hyperolius riggenbachi isolate aHypRig1 chromosome 2, aHypRig1.pri, whole genome shotgun sequence genomic window:
- the LOC137545501 gene encoding uncharacterized protein isoform X2, whose amino-acid sequence MDARKLQDQETSDLSDSSNRSRSCLVCKVVLPTSWTKASCQGCITKLINEENTASCKEFMTTMRHEMVETFRAFRENLPTGSAPVVPPVAVIPKENPKPRKALVKTTRRLISSDEEEEEEIQDVLPGGQVNRDLSQDDMSDQSDTDEKLMFSRFRFPVEETDELVRAIHTTLNINQTTPAPVSIHDKLYSGMDPTPHLNFPVHPSTKNLINTQWKYPEKKLFISRGFRKRFPFSEEDAKLWEGCPKLDAAFSLMNRENELAFEDLGFLKDPADKKIDLSLKKAYTAAVTNFKPAAATTCVSRTTLLWIERVEELVKTDAPKKDILEALSVVKKSNNYVTDASTESLRVTAKTTALVNNARRNLWLKTWDGSQSSKSKACNLPFTGDLLFGPQLQEVLEKTASRKLSFPKKKKFKPNRPFFRRNNQARDKGVQKRRTWPINKEGPRRTPLHKPAEPQSKHQ is encoded by the coding sequence GGTCCAGGAGTTGCCTTGTCTGTAAGGTTGTTTTGCCAACTAGCTGGACAAAAGCATCTTGCCAAGGATGTATTACAAAGTTAATTAATGAAGAGAATACTGCCTCCTGCAAAGAGTTTATGACTACCATGAGGCATGAAATGGTAGAAACATTtagagcattcagggaaaatctgcCTACAGGGTCAGCTCCTGTGGTACCTCCTGTGGCAGTTATTCCCAAGGAGAATCCTAAGCCAAGAAAAGCCCTTGTAAAAACTACAAGACGTTTAATTTcttcagatgaagaagaagaagaggaaatacAGGATGTTCTTCCTGGAGGACAGGTTAACAGGGATTTATCACAGGATGATATGTCAGATCAAAGTGATACGGATGAGAAACTTatgttttcaagattcagatttccgGTGGAAGAGACTGATGAATTAGTGCGGGCTATTCACACTACCTTGAATATTAATCAGACCACTCCCGCTCCTGTGTCCATACATGATAAATTATATTCTGGTATGGATCCCACACCACATTTAAATTTTCCTGTACATCCCTCAACAAAAAACCTAATTAATACGCAATGGAAATACCCAgagaaaaaactttttatttcCAGAGGGTTTAGAAAGCGATTCCCCTTTTCAGAAGAAGATGCAAAACTATGGGAAGGTTGTCCCAAGTTAGACGCAGCGTTCAGTCTAATGAATAGGGAGAATGAACTTGCTTTTGAGGATTTGGGTTTCCTTAAAGACCCAGCAGACAAGAAAATTGATTTGTCACTTAAAAAAGCTTATACAGCAGCAGTAACTAACTTTAAGCCTGCTGCAGCCACCACCTGTGTCTCTAGGACCACTTTATTATGGATAGAGAGGGTGGAAGAATTAGTTAAAACTGATGCTCCTAAAAAGGACATTTTAGAAGCTCTGAGTGTTGTTAAGAAATCTAATAATTATGTTACTGATGCTTCAACAGAGTCACTAAGAGTTACAGCAAAGACAACAGCACTAGTTAATAATGCCCGCAGAAATCTGTGGCTCAAGACATGGGACGGTAGCCAATCGTCCAAGTCTAAGGCATGTAATCTACCCTTTACGGGGGATCTGTTATTTGGCCCTCAGCTCCAAGAAGTCTTGGAGAAGACGGCAAGCAGGAAATTATCATTTCCGAAGAAAAAGAAATTCAAGCCGAATAGGCCCTTTTTTCGCCGCAATAACCAGGCGAGAGATAAAGGGGTCCAAAAAAGAAGGACTTGGCCAATTAATAAGGAAGGGCCTAGGAGGACTCCGCTGCATAAGCCAGCAGAGCCCCAAAGCAAGCACCAGTGa